In Topomyia yanbarensis strain Yona2022 chromosome 2, ASM3024719v1, whole genome shotgun sequence, one DNA window encodes the following:
- the LOC131679549 gene encoding uncharacterized protein K02A2.6-like, producing MDEINRNLLPVFNHSVDAQDLRREWEEWHRAFELMLELKNVESQHRKLVLLLTCGGRDLQRIFYNLRPTPDEIYPEAVKVPLAPIEVPEYHNAVKRLSKFFIGKRNERVELELFRSLKQDCDESFNQFILRLRAQAARCEFLEREEKELLQQVTMGARDERVRDKGLEDVMGLDDLINYAINREVLLKQKAKNKPFNESSSSIVGALREKKPSPTSYGKQAPNRIGVRRQHETYHRSIECNRCGSRRHRSEADCYARKARCNTCGKIGHFSRKCKSGSNIQIRNARYSRNRTPMETNTLQNSPTWKEELPNRPKLDDIAEVNVHVPNDGTITCKIDTLPVVFLIDSGAAINTVTESIWNELIDSKAIIHKKKFQCDRQFTAYASNRPLRVMALFEGWISVSDDKPKNYAEFFVIEGASKSLLSKATAEELKVLKVGLEVQNVEVSQPFPKFPNMQVKLSIDKTITPRKLAYLRVPEPMKEKVDKKIVEMLSNDIIERAVGPPDWISPMVVVPKGRDDIRLCINMKFPNEAIQREHYPLPVIETFLNKLRGATWFSKLDITSAFHHIELHPDSRGITTFMTDRGLMRFKRLMFGINCAPEIFQRIMTEMLAGIDGVIVYLDDIVVAGQTREDHDLRLKQVLSVLKENNAKLNTSKCLIGVNELEILGFKVSATGISPSDDKVLAIRNFRKPETKEQVRSFLGLVNFVGHFIPMLSTRTEPLRQFIRGDVATFGKEQKDAFDDLREELSKNVRKLGFFDPKDTTQLFVDASPVGLGAVLVQRDTSEIPRIVSFASKGLTASERVYPQTQREALAVVWAVERFYLYLFGIKFTIFTDHKTLEYIYGGNHRESKRACTRAEGWALRLQPYDFEIKHIPGSTNISDILSRLCCQEDKPFDDNAEHYLCAIGEGPVAITLDAIRQATKQDEILEAVSQSLETDEWQTQLIHYQAFKKELGNVGGIIVRDDRIVLPTILRHRALDIAHRGHPGVVTMRRYLREKVWWPYMDRDIVEKIQECAGCASVSSQGPPEPMHRKEMPERAWQDIAIDFFSAKECATFLVVVDYFSRFIKVIEMKTTTAAKTIEALEKVFEEQTYPETIRSDNGPPFASEEFSKYCTSKNIRLVRTIPYWPQMNGLVERQNQGILRALRIAKATNSDWRKAVKNYVHMYNTSPNSMTGKAPMELMTGRPVKDLLPSLRTDPSWGCEDGVRESDAIKKLKGKIDADQRRHAVASDIKVGDIVLLRNYDSGKLEPKFTLKRFTVVERKGNDTIVVNEEGLSLRRCVTHLKKLPLQGEPKEALTTDNPLEPTSTPTLSNSNTPLQSPTGTNHHQKDLSADSTPLKLHEYKRKSSIDKQEESVKRPARIRRIPRRYVEH from the exons ATGGATGAGATAAACCGTAACTTACTACCCGTATTCAACCACAGTGTTGATGCACAAGACTTGCGTCGCGAATGGGAGGaatggcacagagcattcgaGTTAATGTTGGAGCTCAAAAATGTGGAGTCCCAGCACCGTAAATTGGTACTGTTGCTAACGTGTGGAGGCAGAGATCTTCAGCGTATTTTCTACAATCTTCGACCAACACCAGATGAAATTTATCCAGAGGCAGTGAAAGTCCCGCTGGCTCCGATTGAAGTGCCGGAATACCATAACGCAGTTAAAAGGTTGAGCAAGTTCTTCATCGGAAAGCGGAACGAACGTGTGGAACTCGAGTTGTTTCGTTCGCTAAAGCAAGATTGTGATGAGTCATTTAATCAATTCATCTTGCGATTGCGCGCTCAAGCCGCGCGATGTGAATTCCTGGAGCGAGAGGAGAAAGAACTATTGCAGCAGGTCACAATGGGAGCCCGCGACGAGCGAGTGCGAGACAAGGGGCTCGAAGACGTAATGGGTCTTGACGATCTCATTAATTACGCTATCAACAGAGAAGTTCTACTCAAGCAAAAAGCTAAAAATAAGCCATTTAACGAATCGTCGTCATCCATTGTTGGAGCACTAAGAGAGAAGAAACCTTCACCTACTTCGTATGGGAAACAAGCACCCAATAGAATCGGCGTAAGGCGTCAACACGAGACGTATCACCGCAGTATCGAATGCAACAGATGCGGATCACGACGACATAGGAGTGAGGCAGATTGCTATGCCCGAAAAGCTCGGTGCAACACATGCGGAaaaattggacatttttcaagaaaatgTAAGAGCGGTAGCAACATTCAAATACGCAATGCACGATACAGTCGCAATCGTACACCGATGGAAACGAATACACTTCAAAATTCGCCCACATGGAAGGAAGAATTACCAAATCGACCTAAGTTAGATGATATTGCCGAG GTTAACGTACATGTTCCGAATGATGGTACGATCACTTGCAAGATCGACACGCTCCCTGTAGTATTTTTGATCGACTCCGGTGCAGCCATCAATACAGTGACAGAAAGCATTTGGAATGAGCTTATAGACAGTAAAGCTATTATTCATAAGAAAAAATTCCAATGCGACCGACAGTTTACGGCATATGCTAGTAATAGACCACTACGTGTCATGGCGCTGTTTGAAGGATGGATTTCAGTGAGTGACGATAAACCAAAAAATTATGCTGAATTCTTCGTGATAGAAGGAGCCAGTAAGTCCTTACTAAGCAAAGCGACAGCTGAGGAACTGAAGGTATTGAAAGTAGGCCTCGAAGTTCAGAATGTTGAAGTTAGTCAGCCTTTTCCGAAGTTTCCAAACATGCAGGTCAAATTATCAATTGACAAGACGATCACTCCAAGAAAGCTTGCGTATTTGAGAGTTCCCGAGCCTATGAAAGAAAAGGTagacaaaaaaattgttgaaatgcTGAGTAATGACATTATTGAACGGGCTGTTGGTCCTCCGGATTGGATCTCCCCTATGGTCGTCGTTCCAAAGGGTAGAGACGACATACGCCTGTGCATCAATATGAAATTCCCTAATGAAGCAATTCAGCGGGAGCATTATCCGTTACCAGTCATCGAAACTTTTCTGAACAAGTTGAGAGGGGCAACCTGGTTTTCTAAATTAGACATAACCTCTGCCTTTCATCACATAGAATTGCATCCTGATTCACGAGGCATTACCACATTTATGACTGACAGAGGGCTTATGCGCTTCAAAAGGTTGATGTTCGGGATAAATTGTGCCCCGGAGATTTTCCAGAGAATAATGACGGAAATGCTAGCAGGTATAGATGGTGTCATTGTGTACCTAGATGACATTGTTGTAGCAGGCCAAACACGAGAGGATCATGATTTGCGATTGAAGCAGGTGCTGAGTGTGTTAAAAGAAAATAATGCAAAATTAAACACCAGCAAATGCCTGATTGGAGTGAATGAATTGGAAATTTTGGGGTTCAAAGTAAGCGCTACGGGAATAAGCCCATCGGACGATAAAGTGTTGGCCATCAGAAATTTCCGAAAGCCAGAAACTAAAGAACAAGTGAGGAGTTTCTTAGGTCTAGTTAATTTTGTTGGTCACTTTATTCCTATGTTGTCAACGAGAACTGAACCACTTCGTCAATTCATTCGAGGTGATGTGGCGACATTCGGAAAAGAACAGAAGGATGCGTTTGATGATCTACGAGAAGAGCTATCTAAAAATGTCAGGAAGCTAGGATTCTTCGATCCGAAAGATACTACACAACTCTTTGTAGATGCTTCACCGGTCGGCTTGGGCGCGGTTCTAGTTCAGAGAGATACTTCAGAGATCCCGAGAATAGTGAGTTTCGCTTCAAAGGGCTTAACAGCATCGGAAAGAGTATACCCACAAACGCAACGAGAGGCGCTGGCCGTTGTCTGGGCAGTAGAACGGTTCTACTTGTACCTTTTTGGCATCAAGTTTACCATCTTCACGGACCATAAAACATTGGAATATATATACGGCGGGAACCATCGGGAAAGCAAACGTGCCTGTACGCGAGCTGAAGGTTGGGCTCTTCGTCTTCAACCTTACGACTTCGAGATTAAGCATATTCCGGGTTCAACCAACATCTCCGATATCCTGTCTCGATTGTGCTGCCAAGAAGATAAGCCTTTTGATGACAACGCTGAACACTATCTCTGCGCTATCGGAGAAGGACCAGTGGCCATAACTCTTGACGCAATTCGGCAAGCGACAAAACAGGACGAGATTCTGGAGGCCGTTTCGCAATCACTCGAGACTGATGAATGGCAGACTCAGTTGATTCATTATCAGGCATTTAAAAAAGAACTGGGAAACGTAGGTGGCATAATCGTTCGAGACGATCGAATAGTACTCCCTACAATACTGAGACATAGGGCTCTAGACATCGCTCACCGTGGACACCCCGGAGTAGTCACCATGCGGAGATACCTCAGGGAGAAGGTTTGGTGGCCATACATGGACCGAGATATTGTTGAGAAAATCCAAGAATGTGCTGGTTGTGCATCGGTAAGCTCTCAAGGACCTCCAGAGCCAATGCATCGAAAGGAGATGCCGGAAAGAGCATGGCAAGACATCGCAATTGATTTCTTTTCGGCAAAAGAATGCGCTACCTTTCTTGTCGTGGTTGACTACTTTAGTCGATTTATTAAGGTAATAGAAATGAAAACCACAACCGCGGCCAAAACAATAGAGGCCTTGGAGAAAGTATTTGAGGAACAAACGTACCCGGAAACCATACGAAGTGACAATGGCCCACCATTTGCAAGCGAAGAGTTCTCTAAATATTGCACATCAAAAAATATTCGATTGGTGCGAACCATCCCATACTGGCCTCAAATGAACGGGCTGGTAGAGCGCCAGAATCAAGGGATACTCAGAGCACTGCGTATAGCGAAAGCCACGAACTCAGACTGGAGGAAGGCTGTGAAAAACTATGTCCACATGTATAACACATCCCCGAATTCGATGACCGGAAAAGCGCCTATGGAATTGATGACAGGTCGCCCGGTGAAAGATCTTTTGCCCTCGCTGAGGACCGACCCAAGCTGGGGTTGTGAAGACGGAGTTCGAGAAAGCGATGCAATCAAGAAATTGAAAGGCAAAATTGATGCTGATCAACGTCGACACGCAGTAGCTTCGGATATAAAAGTAGGAGATATTGTTCTTCTTCGAAATTACGATTCGGGAAAACTGGAACCTAAATTTACATTGAAAAGGTTCACAGTTGTGGAAAGAAAAGGAAACGACACCATCGTTGTGAACGAAGAAGGCTTATCCCTCCGTCGATGTGTTACACACTTGAAAAAGTTGCCATTACAAGGCGAACCCAAGGAGGCACTAACCACTGACAACCCGTTAGAACCAACTTCGACACCAACACTGTCTAATTCTAATACACCTTTACAATCCCCTACAG GTACAAACCATCATCAGAAGGATCTGTCAGCTGATAGCACACCACTCAAGCTCCATGAATATAAGCGCAAGTCCTCCATCGATAAGCAAGAAGAGTCTGTGAAACGACCCGCTCGCATACGGAGGATACCACGTCGATACGTAGAACATTGA